One Rhizobiales bacterium GAS188 DNA window includes the following coding sequences:
- a CDS encoding two component transcriptional regulator, LuxR family has protein sequence MKILVVDDHVLIREALRNVFVELQADATVLEAPDGNLALRLIEQHADVDLVVIDLGLPDRDGFSLLAELRERDPLLPIVVLSARNDRASVMKALDLGALGFIPKNGRREIMLNALRIVLAGGMYIPPEALALRDAAPAAPARPAAQQPSGLLDELNLSARQIEVLSLMMRGKSNKAIGRALALAEPTVKYHVTAILKALKVTNRTEAVMTVLERGWDPARIAIDGLQARRL, from the coding sequence ATGAAGATTCTGGTTGTCGACGATCACGTCCTGATCCGCGAGGCGCTGCGCAATGTCTTTGTGGAATTGCAGGCCGATGCGACCGTGCTGGAAGCCCCGGATGGCAATCTGGCCCTGCGGCTGATCGAGCAACATGCCGACGTCGACCTCGTGGTCATCGATCTCGGTCTGCCGGATCGCGACGGCTTCAGCTTGCTCGCTGAGTTGCGCGAACGTGATCCGCTGCTGCCGATCGTCGTACTGTCGGCCCGCAATGACCGAGCCAGCGTCATGAAGGCCCTCGATCTCGGGGCGCTCGGCTTCATTCCAAAGAACGGGCGGCGCGAAATCATGCTCAATGCCCTGCGGATCGTGCTGGCCGGCGGCATGTATATTCCTCCGGAGGCGCTGGCGCTCAGGGACGCTGCTCCGGCGGCTCCAGCACGGCCTGCCGCGCAGCAGCCGTCGGGCTTGCTCGACGAGCTCAACTTGAGCGCACGACAGATCGAGGTGCTAAGCCTCATGATGCGCGGCAAGAGCAACAAGGCGATCGGCCGAGCGCTGGCGTTGGCCGAGCCAACGGTGAAATACCACGTCACCGCCATACTCAAGGCGTTGAAGGTGACCAATCGCACAGAAGCCGTGATGACGGTCCTGGAGCGAGGTTGGGACCCGGCACGGATCGCCATCGATGGATTGCAGGCGCGTCGCCTATGA
- a CDS encoding Signal transduction histidine kinase — MTFLRRGPAQADGQRRVRGRLLPKYVAFFVTVVCLALLCNDLFQLRFSIRDYTAMSIRIQQEQADAAATKIGQFVADIDSQLGWVANLAWDDSKLDEWRFDLVRLLHQVPPITEFTKIDASGRERLRVSRVAPDVVNSLADLSNEAPFVGALSSKHYYGPVDFRVGSEPYMTLALAGLRHDAGVSVVAINLKFIRDVISRLNLGAGGRAYVVDANGRLIAHSDLTPVLSRADFSQLPQVRAALARRSTALPEDQTTTVDINDRPVLAANALIAPLGWRVFVETPVEEALAPLHAALWRTGFVLVVALILASLAGLLLARRMVVPIRALAAGAARIGSGDLSQRLALKSGDELEILGAQFNSMATQLQESYASLEGKVEERTRELELANLAKSRFIAVASHDLRQPLHALGLFVGQLRGHVATSAGRQLVERIDGAVVNMNELFASLLDISKLDAGVLVPDVTEFPAAHLLERMDATFAAPARAKGLSLRVVKSSLWVRSDIILLERILQNLVSNAVRFAADGGVVVGCRHRGGELRLDVCDSGPGIPTDRQRDVFGEFTQLVGQHQDQQRGLGLGLAIVERLCRLLGHRVELASTPGKGSRFSIFVPLAPRRAEIAPPLSLPQARPDSLDGKLVLVLDDDAMNLESLRGLLASWGCRVATAATFEQALARFVADEWGPDIIISDYHLANGATGYEVIARLRDRFGQSVPAFLMSGDTSPEALREARASGFQLLHKPVPPMKLRLMLNQLVRSPASVGAQS; from the coding sequence GTGACCTTCCTCCGGCGCGGACCCGCACAAGCAGACGGACAGCGAAGGGTTCGCGGCAGACTGCTCCCGAAATACGTCGCGTTTTTCGTGACCGTCGTTTGCCTTGCGCTGCTCTGCAACGATCTCTTCCAGCTTCGGTTTTCGATTCGCGACTACACCGCGATGAGCATCCGCATTCAGCAGGAGCAGGCTGATGCTGCCGCCACAAAAATCGGCCAGTTCGTCGCGGACATCGATAGCCAGCTCGGGTGGGTCGCGAACTTGGCGTGGGACGACAGCAAGCTCGACGAGTGGCGTTTCGACCTCGTGCGGCTACTGCACCAGGTGCCGCCGATCACGGAATTCACTAAGATCGATGCGTCGGGCCGGGAGCGGTTGCGCGTCTCCCGGGTAGCCCCCGACGTCGTCAACAGCCTCGCCGATCTCTCGAACGAAGCGCCATTCGTGGGTGCCCTGTCAAGCAAGCACTACTACGGCCCAGTCGATTTCCGGGTCGGGTCGGAACCTTACATGACGCTCGCGCTGGCTGGCCTGCGCCACGATGCAGGGGTCAGCGTCGTCGCCATCAATCTCAAATTCATTCGAGACGTGATCTCACGGCTCAATCTCGGGGCCGGCGGCCGAGCCTATGTGGTCGACGCCAACGGCCGGCTGATTGCGCATTCGGACCTGACCCCGGTGCTGAGCCGCGCCGATTTCTCGCAGCTTCCTCAGGTGCGTGCCGCGCTTGCCAGGAGGTCGACCGCTCTGCCCGAAGACCAGACGACAACGGTGGACATCAACGACCGGCCCGTATTGGCCGCCAACGCCCTGATTGCGCCGCTGGGGTGGCGGGTGTTCGTCGAGACGCCGGTCGAGGAAGCCCTGGCACCGCTGCATGCGGCGCTCTGGCGAACGGGCTTTGTGCTGGTCGTGGCGCTGATCCTCGCCTCGCTCGCCGGGCTGTTGCTGGCACGCAGGATGGTCGTGCCCATCCGGGCACTGGCTGCAGGCGCAGCGAGGATCGGCAGCGGAGACCTCAGCCAGCGACTTGCGCTCAAATCGGGCGATGAGCTGGAAATTCTCGGCGCGCAGTTCAACAGCATGGCAACGCAGCTCCAGGAGTCCTATGCGAGCCTGGAAGGGAAGGTCGAGGAGCGCACGCGCGAGCTCGAGCTCGCCAACCTGGCCAAATCCCGCTTCATTGCTGTGGCGAGCCACGACCTCCGGCAACCCCTGCATGCTCTGGGCTTGTTCGTCGGGCAGTTGCGCGGGCATGTGGCAACAAGCGCGGGGCGCCAACTGGTCGAGCGGATCGATGGCGCCGTCGTGAACATGAATGAGCTGTTCGCGTCCCTGCTGGATATCTCCAAGCTGGATGCCGGCGTGCTTGTCCCCGACGTGACGGAATTTCCGGCAGCACATCTGCTCGAGCGGATGGATGCCACCTTCGCGGCCCCCGCGCGCGCCAAAGGATTGTCGTTGCGCGTGGTCAAGAGCAGTCTTTGGGTGCGGAGCGACATCATTCTGCTGGAAAGAATCCTGCAAAATCTGGTGTCGAACGCGGTGCGCTTCGCCGCAGATGGGGGCGTTGTCGTTGGCTGCCGGCATCGCGGCGGCGAGTTGCGCCTCGACGTTTGCGACAGCGGACCAGGGATACCGACGGATCGGCAGCGCGACGTTTTCGGCGAGTTCACCCAGCTCGTTGGGCAGCACCAGGATCAGCAGCGAGGGTTAGGCCTCGGTCTTGCCATCGTCGAGCGGCTATGCCGCTTGCTTGGTCACAGGGTCGAACTGGCCTCGACGCCAGGCAAAGGCTCGCGCTTTTCGATCTTCGTTCCGCTGGCGCCTCGCCGGGCCGAGATCGCGCCGCCGCTCAGCCTTCCGCAGGCCCGTCCGGACTCGCTGGATGGCAAACTCGTGCTCGTCCTCGATGATGACGCCATGAACCTGGAGAGCCTCCGTGGGCTGCTCGCGAGCTGGGGCTGTCGCGTCGCGACCGCTGCCACTTTCGAACAGGCGCTCGCTCGCTTTGTCGCCGACGAATGGGGCCCCGACATCATCATCTCGGATTATCATCTTGCGAACGGGGCGACCGGCTATGAGGTGATCGCCCGATTGCGCGATCGTTTCGGCCAGTCCGTACCCGCATTCCTGATGAGCGGGGACACCTCGCCGGAAGCTTTGCGTGAGGCAAGAGCCAGTGGGTTTCAGCTGCTGCACAAGCCGGTGCCCCCGATGAAGCTTCGCCTGATGCTCAATCAACTTGTGAGAAGTCCGGCGTCCGTCGGTGCCCAATCATAG
- a CDS encoding putative ABC transport system substrate-binding protein (manually curated), with protein MRRRELFTLIGSILAWPLTAHSQEPPVPVVGYVTAGTPEVSLNAVKAFLEGLGETGFVEGRNVTIEYRWARNDRARLPELVADLVNRHVAVIATPGSVPAAVEAKAATTTIPIVFSTAGDPVRLGIVTSFSRPGGNITGVASMNHELLAKRFELLVEAVPTVRRIAVLVNPNSTSAESTVSQAQRVVGESGRQIEVLYARTDRDIDAAFAVLPEKHVDALLVTPATLFLNRRVELAAYAARLALPAIYFERESAEAGGLMSYGPDELDQYRQAGVYTGRILKGEKPAELPVLRPEKFCLVINLRTAKSLGLTLPRITLSRADAVIE; from the coding sequence ATGAGGCGGCGCGAGCTTTTCACCCTGATTGGCAGCATATTGGCATGGCCGCTTACCGCGCATTCGCAGGAGCCACCTGTGCCGGTCGTCGGCTATGTTACCGCCGGCACACCCGAGGTCAGCCTCAACGCCGTGAAGGCATTCCTCGAAGGGTTGGGCGAGACCGGCTTCGTCGAGGGACGAAACGTAACGATTGAATATCGCTGGGCACGAAACGATCGCGCGCGCCTGCCGGAGCTTGTGGCTGACCTGGTCAACCGCCACGTGGCCGTAATCGCGACACCGGGAAGCGTGCCGGCGGCGGTCGAGGCAAAGGCCGCGACCACGACGATTCCGATCGTGTTCAGCACTGCAGGCGATCCCGTTCGGCTTGGCATCGTCACCAGCTTTAGCCGGCCCGGCGGCAACATCACGGGTGTCGCCTCGATGAACCATGAGCTCTTGGCAAAGCGGTTCGAGCTTCTGGTCGAGGCCGTACCAACGGTCAGGCGTATCGCCGTGCTCGTCAATCCCAACAGCACATCTGCCGAATCCACCGTCAGCCAGGCGCAAAGGGTGGTGGGAGAGAGCGGACGGCAGATCGAGGTTCTCTATGCAAGGACGGATCGCGATATTGACGCGGCCTTCGCCGTCCTCCCCGAAAAACATGTCGATGCGTTGCTGGTCACGCCCGCGACCTTGTTTCTCAACCGCCGCGTCGAACTTGCCGCTTATGCTGCGCGCCTGGCCCTGCCTGCCATCTATTTCGAGCGCGAAAGTGCCGAGGCCGGCGGGTTGATGAGCTATGGTCCGGACGAACTCGATCAGTATCGCCAGGCCGGCGTCTATACCGGCCGCATTCTCAAGGGCGAGAAGCCGGCCGAGCTGCCGGTGCTGCGGCCGGAGAAGTTCTGCCTCGTCATCAATCTGAGGACCGCGAAGTCACTCGGCCTGACGCTGCCGCGCATCACGCTCTCGCGGGCCGACGCGGTGATCGAGTGA
- a CDS encoding NADPH2:quinone reductase, translated as MKAVVMNGTGGREMLEHAERPDPVVVPGQALVEIAFAGVNFMDIGVRQGVAWIDTPNPKVLGVEGAGRVLAVGDGVEGVAPDQRVAWVYAPGSYAERIAIPAASLVPVPDAIDDRTAASVMMQGLTASHFATNFYPVQPGDVAFVHAAAGGLGLLLTQIVKLRGGHVIGRVSSDDKVAASKEAGADHVIVDAEGRFAEEAFRLTNGEGVHVVYDGSGPKTFQGSLDALRRSGTFCWYGPVLGGPGPLNIMSLPKSIKIGYATFLDHIHTPELLRARSAQLFDWITEGKLRVRIGGEYPLADAAMAHADMESRKTIGKLLLVP; from the coding sequence ATGAAGGCGGTCGTGATGAACGGTACGGGGGGCCGCGAGATGCTGGAGCATGCCGAGCGCCCCGACCCGGTGGTGGTGCCGGGCCAGGCGCTGGTCGAGATCGCCTTCGCGGGCGTCAACTTCATGGACATCGGCGTGCGGCAGGGCGTGGCCTGGATCGATACGCCGAACCCCAAGGTCCTCGGCGTCGAGGGCGCCGGTCGGGTCCTGGCTGTGGGCGACGGCGTCGAAGGCGTCGCCCCCGACCAGCGCGTGGCCTGGGTCTATGCGCCGGGAAGCTATGCGGAGCGGATCGCGATCCCGGCCGCCTCGCTCGTGCCGGTTCCCGACGCGATCGACGATCGCACGGCCGCCTCGGTGATGATGCAGGGACTTACCGCCAGCCACTTCGCGACCAACTTCTATCCAGTGCAGCCCGGCGACGTCGCCTTCGTCCACGCAGCCGCGGGTGGACTCGGTCTGCTGCTGACCCAGATCGTCAAGCTGCGGGGCGGCCATGTCATCGGACGGGTGTCGTCGGACGATAAGGTCGCTGCGTCGAAGGAGGCCGGCGCCGATCACGTGATCGTCGACGCCGAGGGCCGGTTCGCCGAGGAGGCATTCCGCCTGACAAACGGCGAGGGCGTGCATGTCGTCTATGACGGGTCCGGGCCGAAGACCTTCCAGGGGTCGCTCGACGCGCTGCGCCGATCAGGCACCTTCTGCTGGTATGGCCCCGTCCTCGGCGGTCCTGGGCCGCTCAACATCATGAGCCTGCCGAAAAGCATCAAGATCGGCTACGCGACCTTCCTCGACCACATCCATACGCCGGAATTGCTGCGTGCCCGTTCGGCACAGCTGTTCGACTGGATCACGGAAGGAAAGCTCAGGGTCCGCATTGGTGGCGAATATCCGCTGGCTGATGCGGCCATGGCACATGCCGACATGGAGAGCCGAAAGACTATCGGCAAGCTGCTGCTCGTCCCATGA
- a CDS encoding transcriptional regulator, TetR family, whose protein sequence is MARPREFDADTALDGAIGVFREHGFEGASAEMLVNAMGIGRQSLYDTFGDKWQLYLSAVRRYGMGECAAHFEALRSGARAIEGIDAMLRRVVETACQPCLGVSSICEFGVSRPDLSEVHTPLAKTLRDTIVARVRDAQRDGDVASNLDPEAVSEFLIANIAGIRVAGRGGANRAALTGLAGMTLKALRQ, encoded by the coding sequence ATGGCAAGACCACGGGAATTCGATGCGGACACGGCGCTCGATGGCGCGATCGGCGTATTCCGCGAGCACGGGTTTGAGGGCGCCTCGGCGGAGATGCTCGTCAACGCGATGGGTATCGGACGCCAGAGCCTCTATGACACCTTCGGCGACAAGTGGCAGCTCTACCTCTCTGCAGTGCGCCGCTATGGGATGGGTGAGTGTGCGGCGCACTTCGAGGCACTCCGCAGCGGCGCTCGGGCCATCGAGGGGATCGATGCGATGCTGCGTCGGGTCGTCGAGACGGCTTGTCAGCCTTGCCTGGGCGTCAGCTCAATCTGTGAGTTCGGCGTTTCCCGCCCCGATCTCTCCGAGGTCCACACGCCGTTGGCCAAGACCCTGCGCGACACGATCGTTGCCCGTGTCCGCGACGCGCAGCGGGACGGTGACGTGGCGTCCAATCTCGATCCTGAGGCGGTCTCAGAGTTTCTGATCGCGAACATCGCCGGCATCCGCGTCGCCGGGCGCGGCGGCGCCAACCGCGCGGCCTTGACCGGCCTCGCCGGCATGACGCTCAAGGCGCTGCGCCAGTAA
- a CDS encoding N-acetyl-gamma-glutamyl-phosphate reductase, with amino-acid sequence MSIRVGIVGISGFGGGEAMRLVASHPSFELIYAAGEGSAGSRLVDRFPGVPAKLAELVIEKWDPVTLPKLDVLFASLPTGASAEALARVPKDVKIVDIGGDHRYVEGWAYGLADVWPAQIDGQIRVANPGCFPAATLSALAPLLVNKLIEPGNIVIDVKTGISGAGRGGADSKFGYAESNENLVPYGLLKHVHMPEIAKTIERLSGGSAAGLVFTPHLVPMTRGVLATMYCRGRATTGQCLDAARRFYAGRAFVRVTDKPPQTKWATGSNLAFVSYAADPERNLVIAMGVVDNLGKGAAGQAVQNANLICGLPETAGLDGVPVWP; translated from the coding sequence ATGAGCATTCGCGTCGGCATTGTCGGGATCAGCGGTTTTGGCGGTGGCGAGGCGATGCGCCTGGTCGCGAGCCACCCGTCTTTCGAGCTAATCTACGCCGCAGGCGAGGGCAGCGCCGGCAGTCGTTTGGTGGACCGCTTCCCCGGTGTGCCGGCCAAGCTGGCCGAGCTGGTGATCGAGAAGTGGGACCCTGTGACCCTGCCGAAGCTCGACGTGCTGTTCGCGTCGCTGCCCACGGGCGCCTCGGCCGAGGCGCTGGCGCGCGTCCCCAAGGATGTGAAGATCGTCGACATCGGCGGCGACCACCGCTACGTCGAGGGTTGGGCGTACGGCCTGGCCGACGTCTGGCCAGCCCAGATCGATGGTCAGATCCGCGTTGCCAACCCCGGCTGCTTCCCCGCGGCGACGCTGAGCGCGCTGGCGCCGCTGCTGGTCAACAAGCTGATCGAGCCTGGCAACATCGTGATCGACGTCAAGACCGGCATCTCCGGTGCCGGCCGGGGCGGCGCCGACAGCAAGTTCGGCTACGCCGAGAGCAACGAGAACCTGGTGCCTTACGGTCTGCTCAAGCACGTCCACATGCCCGAGATTGCCAAGACGATCGAGCGGCTGAGCGGCGGCAGCGCGGCCGGGCTGGTGTTCACGCCACACTTGGTGCCGATGACCCGCGGCGTACTCGCTACCATGTACTGCCGCGGCCGCGCCACCACGGGCCAGTGCTTGGACGCGGCCCGGCGCTTCTACGCCGGGCGGGCGTTCGTCCGCGTGACCGACAAGCCGCCGCAGACCAAATGGGCTACCGGCTCGAACCTCGCATTCGTCAGCTATGCGGCCGATCCAGAGCGCAACTTGGTGATCGCGATGGGCGTGGTCGACAATCTCGGCAAGGGAGCGGCCGGCCAGGCGGTGCAGAATGCGAACCTGATCTGCGGCCTGCCAGAAACCGCGGGGCTGGACGGCGTACCTGTTTGGCCATGA
- a CDS encoding phenylacetate-CoA ligase produces MEDLSPRLGDLDPIETASRDEIAALQLTRLKTTLQHAYRSSPHYKARFDEAGIHPDELKTLSDLAKFPFTVKNDLRDTYPFGMFAVPREKVARIHASSGTTGKPTVVGYTRNDIEMWASCVARSIRAGGGRAGDVCHVAYGYGLFTGGLGAHYGAEKLGCTVIPISGGMTERQVTLILDFKPRIIMVTPSYMLSILDEFRRRGIDPRSSSLAVGIFGAEPWTNAMRAEIEQAFDMHAVDIYGLSEVIGPGVACECVETKDGLHVWEDHFYPEIIDPKTGEVLADGELGELVFTSLTKEALPIIRYRTRDLTRLMPGTARAMRRIEKITGRSDDMIILRGVNVFPTQIEEQLLKCNGLAPHFQIELVRAGRMDDMIIHVEAMPHATDAAARGASAQELAHHIKSVVGVSTKVKVGDPDSVERSAGKARRVVDSRPKG; encoded by the coding sequence ATGGAAGATCTCTCGCCCCGCTTGGGCGATCTCGACCCGATCGAAACGGCCTCTCGCGACGAGATCGCGGCCCTTCAGCTTACACGGCTGAAGACGACGCTCCAGCACGCCTATCGCAGCTCGCCGCATTACAAAGCGAGGTTCGACGAGGCCGGTATCCATCCCGACGAGTTGAAGACGCTGTCCGATCTGGCGAAATTTCCATTCACGGTGAAGAACGACCTGCGCGACACCTATCCCTTCGGGATGTTCGCGGTTCCGCGCGAGAAGGTCGCCCGCATCCACGCCTCCTCCGGCACGACCGGCAAGCCGACGGTCGTCGGCTACACGCGAAACGACATCGAGATGTGGGCGAGCTGCGTGGCGCGCTCGATCCGGGCGGGCGGCGGCCGAGCCGGCGATGTCTGCCACGTCGCCTATGGCTATGGCCTGTTCACGGGCGGGCTCGGCGCGCATTACGGCGCCGAGAAGCTCGGCTGCACCGTCATACCCATCTCAGGGGGCATGACCGAACGCCAGGTGACCCTGATCTTGGATTTCAAGCCGCGCATCATCATGGTGACGCCGTCCTACATGCTGTCGATCCTGGACGAGTTCCGCCGCCGGGGCATCGATCCGCGCAGCTCCTCCCTGGCCGTCGGCATCTTCGGCGCCGAACCTTGGACCAACGCCATGCGGGCGGAGATCGAACAGGCCTTCGACATGCACGCCGTCGACATCTACGGCCTGTCGGAGGTGATCGGCCCCGGCGTCGCCTGCGAATGCGTGGAGACCAAGGATGGGCTGCACGTCTGGGAAGACCACTTCTACCCGGAGATCATCGATCCAAAGACCGGCGAGGTTCTCGCCGATGGCGAGCTGGGCGAGCTGGTCTTCACCTCGCTGACCAAGGAGGCGCTGCCGATCATCCGCTACCGCACCCGCGACCTGACGCGGCTCATGCCCGGCACGGCGCGCGCGATGCGCCGCATCGAGAAGATCACCGGCCGCTCGGACGACATGATCATCCTGCGCGGCGTCAACGTCTTCCCGACGCAGATCGAGGAGCAGCTGCTGAAATGCAACGGATTGGCGCCGCATTTCCAAATCGAGCTCGTCCGCGCCGGCCGCATGGACGACATGATCATACATGTCGAGGCCATGCCACACGCCACTGATGCGGCCGCTCGCGGCGCATCCGCCCAGGAGCTTGCGCACCACATCAAAAGCGTGGTGGGTGTCAGCACGAAGGTGAAGGTAGGTGACCCCGATTCGGTCGAGCGTTCGGCCGGAAAAGCGAGACGCGTCGTCGACAGCCGGCCGAAGGGATAG
- a CDS encoding transcriptional regulator, TetR family, translated as MARTRAADFDEKRRSILDSAAAVFAKLGMERASMAQIAQENNVSKALLYHYYPSKDLLIFDIGRTHLVELAAAIGEADRPDLEPKARLRHLIGGVLENYRTASNFHQVLLNGTGSLSDAQKSELRQMERRIVKTFSDVLIDINPTLGKSRAGVTPVTMSLFGILNWVYTWFRPNGALSREGYADMVVALFLNGLNAMK; from the coding sequence ATGGCCCGGACGAGGGCTGCTGATTTCGACGAGAAAAGGCGCAGCATTCTCGACAGCGCGGCGGCCGTCTTTGCGAAGCTCGGCATGGAGCGCGCCTCGATGGCGCAGATCGCGCAGGAGAACAACGTCTCCAAGGCGCTGCTCTACCACTACTATCCGAGCAAGGATCTCTTGATCTTCGATATCGGCCGCACCCATCTCGTCGAGTTGGCGGCGGCGATCGGCGAGGCCGACCGCCCCGATCTCGAGCCCAAAGCGCGTCTGCGCCACCTGATCGGCGGCGTGCTGGAGAATTACCGCACGGCGTCGAATTTCCACCAGGTCCTGCTCAACGGCACGGGCTCGCTCAGCGACGCGCAGAAATCCGAGCTGCGGCAGATGGAGCGCCGCATCGTGAAGACGTTCTCCGACGTGCTGATCGACATCAATCCGACGCTGGGCAAGAGTCGCGCAGGCGTCACGCCCGTCACCATGTCGCTGTTCGGCATCCTGAACTGGGTCTACACTTGGTTCCGGCCGAACGGCGCCCTGAGCCGCGAGGGATATGCCGACATGGTCGTGGCACTGTTCCTCAACGGCCTAAACGCGATGAAATAG
- a CDS encoding uncharacterized oxidoreductase, producing the protein MKLTGNTIFITGGGSGIGRGLAEAFHKRGNTVIISGRRRANLDAVVAANPGMEAVELDITDPASIDAVAARLIAEHPDLNVLINNAGIMLPDGAAGRIDDKLVVDTVTTNLVGPIRMTSALIEHLRGKTDAVIAYTSSVLGFVPMAVTAVYSATKAALHSYALSQRFLLREAGVRVLEIAPPWVRTDLMNSREAEEAMPLDQFITEAMAVFGTDADEILVEGAKAFRANVGPNEHGLVNSFNEFASTRFAGG; encoded by the coding sequence ATGAAGCTCACAGGCAATACCATCTTCATCACCGGCGGCGGTTCCGGCATCGGCCGCGGCCTTGCGGAGGCGTTCCACAAGCGCGGCAACACGGTGATCATCTCGGGCCGCCGTCGGGCCAATCTCGACGCGGTCGTCGCCGCCAATCCGGGCATGGAAGCGGTCGAGCTCGACATCACCGATCCGGCGAGCATCGACGCGGTAGCGGCCCGGCTGATCGCCGAGCATCCCGATCTCAATGTCCTCATCAACAATGCCGGCATCATGCTGCCGGACGGGGCAGCTGGCCGGATCGACGACAAGCTCGTGGTCGATACCGTCACCACCAATCTCGTGGGGCCGATTCGCATGACCTCGGCTTTGATAGAGCATCTGAGGGGCAAGACCGATGCGGTCATCGCCTATACGAGCTCCGTGCTGGGCTTTGTGCCGATGGCGGTCACAGCGGTCTATTCGGCGACCAAGGCCGCTCTTCACTCCTATGCGCTGTCGCAGCGCTTCCTCCTGAGGGAGGCCGGCGTGCGCGTGCTCGAGATCGCGCCGCCCTGGGTGCGCACCGATCTGATGAACAGCCGCGAGGCTGAGGAGGCGATGCCGCTCGACCAGTTCATCACGGAGGCGATGGCCGTGTTCGGCACGGATGCGGATGAGATTCTGGTCGAGGGTGCGAAGGCCTTCAGGGCGAATGTCGGGCCGAACGAGCACGGCCTCGTCAACAGCTTCAACGAGTTCGCGTCGACGCGCTTCGCGGGAGGTTGA
- a CDS encoding Predicted SnoaL-like aldol condensation-catalyzing enzyme yields the protein MSKTTPEQNRALVLEAFDTLFNRRDYDAAARFWSERYIQHSAHIAPGRDGLFNLVRTLPDTLRYDNQLIVAEGDYVIAHGRFSGSGRAAAWIAADIVRFEDGKLAEHWDVLQDEATKAHPSAGCRCSATASPTDFPATDNP from the coding sequence ATGTCCAAGACCACGCCGGAACAGAACAGGGCGCTCGTTCTCGAAGCCTTCGACACGCTCTTCAATAGGCGCGACTATGATGCCGCCGCACGCTTCTGGTCGGAGCGCTACATCCAGCACAGCGCCCATATCGCGCCCGGTCGCGACGGGCTCTTCAACCTCGTCCGCACCCTTCCCGACACGCTGCGATACGACAACCAGCTCATCGTCGCCGAGGGCGATTACGTCATCGCGCATGGGCGCTTCTCGGGCAGTGGCCGGGCCGCCGCCTGGATCGCGGCCGACATCGTGCGCTTCGAGGACGGCAAGCTCGCCGAGCATTGGGACGTGCTCCAGGACGAAGCGACCAAGGCCCATCCGTCAGCGGGTTGCCGATGTTCGGCGACCGCTTCCCCGACTGATTTTCCCGCAACCGACAATCCTTGA